The following coding sequences are from one Sphingobium sp. Cam5-1 window:
- the ftsY gene encoding signal recognition particle-docking protein FtsY, with product MTEPGTSWRDRLFGGLKRTSDKLGENLTGLFTKAALDDQTLDEIEEALIVSDLGPAMAARVRDRLSEGRYNRELTEDYLREIIAKEIEKVLAPVARPLEIEAFPRPQVILVIGVNGSGKTTTIAKLANNFLEQDYGVMLAAGDTFRAAAIGQLKVWADRLGIPIVAGKEGGDAAGIVFDAVKQATATGIDVLIVDTAGRLQNKTELMDELAKIRRVLGRLNPAAPHDVVLVLDATTGQNALNQIEVFKEVAQVTGLVMTKLDGTARGGVLVAAAEKYRLPIHAIGVGEKIEDLRPFDPGDMARAIAGTAYAR from the coding sequence ATGACTGAACCCGGCACCAGCTGGCGCGACCGCCTCTTCGGCGGCCTGAAGCGCACCTCCGACAAGCTTGGCGAGAACCTCACCGGCCTCTTCACCAAGGCTGCGCTTGACGACCAGACGCTCGATGAGATCGAGGAAGCACTGATTGTCAGCGACCTCGGCCCCGCCATGGCCGCCCGCGTACGCGATCGCCTGTCCGAAGGCCGCTACAACCGCGAACTCACCGAAGACTATCTCCGCGAAATCATCGCGAAGGAGATCGAGAAGGTTCTCGCCCCCGTAGCCCGGCCGTTGGAGATCGAAGCCTTTCCTCGCCCGCAGGTCATTTTAGTCATCGGCGTCAACGGTTCGGGCAAAACCACCACCATCGCCAAGCTCGCCAATAATTTCCTGGAACAGGATTATGGCGTGATGCTGGCGGCGGGCGACACCTTCCGCGCCGCCGCAATCGGGCAGCTAAAGGTCTGGGCCGATCGCCTCGGCATCCCCATCGTCGCTGGCAAGGAAGGGGGCGACGCAGCAGGCATCGTGTTCGATGCGGTCAAGCAGGCGACCGCCACCGGCATCGACGTGCTGATCGTCGATACGGCCGGCCGCCTTCAGAACAAGACCGAGCTGATGGACGAATTGGCCAAGATTCGCCGCGTGCTCGGCCGGTTGAACCCGGCGGCTCCCCATGACGTTGTGTTGGTACTGGATGCCACCACCGGACAAAATGCTTTGAACCAGATCGAGGTGTTCAAGGAAGTCGCGCAAGTCACCGGCCTCGTCATGACGAAGCTGGATGGCACCGCGCGCGGCGGCGTGCTGGTCGCGGCGGCGGAGAAATATCGCCTGCCCATCCATGCTATCGGCGTAGGTGAAAAGATCGAGGATCTGCGCCCCTTCGACCCCGG
- the mtaB gene encoding tRNA (N(6)-L-threonylcarbamoyladenosine(37)-C(2))-methylthiotransferase MtaB: MSGPQIITLGCRLNIAESEAIREMAGGQDDLIVVNSCAVTAEAVRQTRQAIRRARRERPEARIMVTGCAAQTEPETFARMAEVDAVIGNREKLDPTTYPSPQRKLGSQAQRRALPHETPASAGVTDVLKAAEKVQVSDIMAVRDTAPHMASAFAEHARAFLEVQNGCDHRCTFCIIPYGRGNSRSVPAGAVIDKARELVDAGYQEIVLTGVDVTSYGPDLPGSPSLGLLVERILKAVPSLPRLRLSSLDSVEIDDRLFDLIAHEPRMMPHLHLSLQAGDDMILKRMKRRHSRADAIRIVERLKAARPAISIGADIIAGFPTEDETMFENSLKLVDECAIVHGHIFPYSPRAGTPAARMPQVDRATVKARAARLRSACEAQRQQWLQSLIGTTQSVLVERNGLTGHAENFAPVRFVTPQPPSSITSATITALENGVLIAQEARQ, translated from the coding sequence ATGAGCGGCCCGCAGATCATCACCCTCGGCTGCCGCCTCAACATCGCGGAAAGCGAGGCCATCCGCGAGATGGCAGGCGGGCAGGATGACCTTATCGTCGTCAACAGCTGCGCGGTAACCGCCGAAGCGGTGCGCCAGACCCGCCAAGCCATCCGCCGCGCCCGCCGCGAACGACCAGAGGCGCGGATCATGGTGACGGGCTGCGCTGCACAAACCGAGCCGGAAACCTTCGCCCGAATGGCGGAGGTCGACGCGGTAATAGGCAACCGCGAGAAACTCGACCCCACCACCTACCCGTCACCCCAGCGGAAGCTGGGATCTCAGGCCCAACGCCGCGCCCTACCGCACGAGACCCCAGCCTCCGCTGGGGTGACGGACGTATTGAAGGCAGCGGAGAAAGTCCAAGTCTCCGACATTATGGCTGTCCGCGACACAGCGCCGCACATGGCCAGCGCCTTTGCCGAACATGCCCGCGCCTTCCTGGAGGTGCAAAATGGCTGCGACCATCGCTGCACCTTCTGCATCATCCCCTATGGCCGGGGAAATAGCCGCTCTGTCCCCGCAGGCGCCGTCATCGACAAGGCGCGCGAGCTGGTGGACGCAGGCTATCAGGAAATCGTGCTGACCGGCGTCGACGTCACCAGCTACGGCCCTGACCTCCCCGGATCACCCTCGCTCGGCCTCCTGGTCGAGCGCATCCTGAAAGCCGTGCCGTCCTTGCCGCGCCTGCGCCTCTCCTCCCTCGACAGCGTGGAGATCGACGACCGGCTCTTCGACCTCATCGCCCATGAGCCGCGCATGATGCCGCACCTCCACCTCTCGCTTCAGGCGGGCGACGACATGATCCTCAAGCGCATGAAGCGCCGCCATAGCCGCGCCGATGCCATTCGCATCGTGGAGCGGCTCAAGGCTGCCCGCCCCGCCATCAGCATCGGGGCGGACATCATCGCTGGCTTCCCGACCGAGGATGAGACGATGTTCGAAAACAGCCTGAAGCTGGTCGACGAATGCGCCATCGTGCACGGCCATATCTTCCCCTACTCCCCACGCGCAGGCACCCCCGCCGCCCGCATGCCGCAGGTGGACCGCGCTACGGTCAAAGCCCGAGCTGCCCGCCTTCGCTCGGCCTGCGAAGCGCAGCGCCAGCAATGGCTGCAAAGCCTCATCGGCACCACCCAATCGGTGCTGGTCGAGCGCAACGGCCTGACCGGCCACGCCGAAAATTTCGCGCCGGTTCGCTTCGTCACGCCTCAACCGCCTTCCTCGATCACGTCCGCAACCATCACGGCCCTTGAGAATGGCGTGCTGATCGCGCAAGAGGCTCGGCAATGA
- the dapF gene encoding diaminopimelate epimerase, with translation MGRFSKMHGLGNDFVVIDAREGAVDVTPTRAQAIADRHAGIGCDQLILIGQSDRADVSMRIFNSDGSEVEACGNATRCVPLFVGRDVLIETKAGLLEAKAINGGATVDMGAPRLDWDAIPLAYALDTLTMPVSWEDLPAPAAVNVGNPHVIFFVDDLNGVNFEHLGPLIETDPLFPARVNVNFAQIVGDNHIRLIVWERGAGLTRACGTGACATAVAGVRRKLVTGPTRVTLPGGDLVIDWQPGGHIMMTGPATHVFDGEADWTRF, from the coding sequence ATGGGCCGATTTTCCAAAATGCACGGGCTGGGCAACGACTTCGTCGTGATCGACGCGCGGGAGGGCGCGGTCGACGTGACCCCCACCCGCGCCCAAGCCATAGCCGACCGCCACGCAGGCATAGGCTGCGATCAGCTGATCCTCATCGGCCAGTCCGATCGCGCCGACGTATCCATGCGCATCTTCAACAGCGACGGCAGCGAAGTCGAAGCCTGCGGCAACGCTACCCGCTGCGTTCCCCTGTTCGTCGGCCGCGACGTGCTGATCGAAACCAAGGCGGGACTGCTGGAAGCCAAGGCAATCAATGGCGGTGCTACCGTCGATATGGGCGCGCCCCGGCTCGACTGGGATGCCATTCCCCTCGCCTACGCCCTGGACACGCTGACCATGCCAGTCAGCTGGGAAGACCTCCCCGCCCCCGCCGCCGTCAATGTCGGCAACCCGCATGTCATCTTCTTCGTGGACGATCTGAACGGTGTGAACTTCGAGCATTTAGGCCCGCTGATCGAGACCGATCCGCTCTTCCCCGCCCGCGTCAACGTCAACTTCGCGCAGATAGTCGGCGACAATCATATCCGCCTGATCGTCTGGGAACGCGGCGCTGGCCTCACCCGCGCATGCGGCACTGGAGCCTGCGCCACGGCCGTCGCAGGCGTACGGCGCAAGCTCGTTACCGGACCCACGCGCGTAACCCTGCCCGGCGGCGACCTCGTCATCGATTGGCAACCCGGCGGCCACATCATGATGACCGGCCCCGCCACCCACGTCTTCGACGGCGAGGCTGACTGGACGCGCTTTTAG
- the ffh gene encoding signal recognition particle protein, with amino-acid sequence MMFDSLSDRLSGVFDKLRGRGALTEDDVRAAMREVRIALLEADVALPVVRQFVDQATERAVGSDVLRSVTPGQMVVKIVSDTLTETLGSETSDLLIDVSPPAVIMMVGLQGSGKTTSTAKIAKRLKEKERKKVLMASLDVQRPAAQEQLAVLGTQTDVATLPIVAGQQPVDIAKRALQAAKLQGFDVVMLDTAGRLHVDQALMDEMKAVAEVSNPAEILLVVDSLTGQDAVNVATSFTQQVPLTGVVLTRMDGDARGGAALSMRAVTGRPIKFAGTGEKLDAIEPFHPARVAQRILGMGDVVSLVEKAAEAVDADEAEKLAKKMAKGQFDMNDLRAQLNQMRRMGGLGALAGMLPGLKKAQAAMAASGANDKTLIHLDAMIGSMTPKEREKPGLINAKRKIRIAKGSGRTVQEVNKLLKMHQEMETAMKKIRKMGGLKGLAKMFTGGGMDKLMGGAGGAPDLGGLGGLGGLGGGGNMPNLPPGFQNFMKK; translated from the coding sequence ATGATGTTCGATTCGCTAAGCGATCGTCTGAGCGGGGTATTCGACAAGCTGCGTGGGCGCGGTGCGCTGACGGAGGACGATGTCCGCGCCGCGATGCGCGAGGTGCGAATCGCGCTGTTGGAAGCCGACGTCGCGCTTCCGGTCGTGCGCCAGTTCGTCGATCAGGCGACCGAGCGGGCCGTGGGCAGCGACGTGCTGCGGTCGGTCACGCCGGGGCAGATGGTCGTCAAGATCGTCTCCGACACGCTGACCGAGACGCTGGGTTCTGAAACGTCCGACCTGCTGATCGATGTCAGTCCGCCTGCGGTCATCATGATGGTCGGCCTTCAGGGGTCGGGCAAGACTACCTCCACCGCCAAGATCGCCAAGCGTTTGAAGGAAAAAGAGCGCAAGAAGGTGCTGATGGCGTCGCTCGACGTCCAGCGTCCGGCCGCGCAGGAACAGTTGGCGGTGCTGGGCACGCAGACCGATGTCGCGACCCTGCCGATCGTGGCGGGTCAGCAGCCGGTCGATATCGCCAAGCGGGCTTTGCAGGCGGCGAAGCTTCAGGGCTTCGACGTGGTGATGCTCGACACGGCGGGTCGTTTGCACGTCGATCAGGCGCTGATGGACGAGATGAAGGCGGTGGCCGAAGTCTCCAATCCGGCGGAAATCCTGCTCGTTGTTGACTCGCTGACCGGCCAGGACGCGGTGAATGTCGCAACCAGCTTTACCCAACAGGTGCCGCTGACCGGCGTGGTGCTGACCCGCATGGACGGCGATGCGCGCGGCGGCGCTGCGCTGTCGATGCGTGCGGTCACAGGCCGCCCGATCAAATTCGCGGGCACCGGCGAAAAGCTGGACGCGATCGAGCCATTCCATCCCGCGCGCGTGGCGCAGCGCATCCTTGGCATGGGCGACGTCGTGTCGCTGGTCGAGAAGGCGGCCGAGGCGGTCGACGCCGATGAAGCCGAGAAGCTCGCCAAGAAGATGGCCAAGGGTCAGTTCGACATGAACGACCTGCGCGCCCAGCTTAACCAGATGCGCCGCATGGGTGGCCTCGGCGCGCTGGCGGGCATGCTGCCGGGCCTCAAGAAGGCGCAGGCCGCGATGGCGGCGAGCGGGGCCAATGACAAGACGCTGATCCATCTGGACGCGATGATCGGATCGATGACGCCCAAGGAGCGGGAGAAGCCCGGCCTGATCAACGCCAAGCGCAAGATCCGCATCGCCAAGGGTAGCGGACGCACGGTGCAGGAAGTCAACAAGCTCCTGAAAATGCATCAGGAGATGGAAACGGCGATGAAGAAGATCCGCAAGATGGGCGGATTGAAGGGGCTCGCCAAGATGTTCACCGGCGGTGGCATGGACAAGCTGATGGGTGGCGCGGGTGGCGCGCCGGACCTTGGCGGGCTTGGTGGATTGGGCGGCCTTGGAGGCGGAGGCAATATGCCCAACCTGCCGCCGGGCTTTCAGAATTTCATGAAGAAATAG
- the rpsP gene encoding 30S ribosomal protein S16, producing MATSIRLSRGGSKKRPYYRIVVADSRAPRDGKFIERIGSYNPVLPKGDEKRVVIDVERAKHWVAAGAQPTDRVARFLDAAGVKERAARNNPKKAEPGQKAKDRAEDRATKAAEAAEAAEAAKAAAAEAAAAPAAEEAPAAEEAAPEAASEEQAEG from the coding sequence ATGGCAACGTCCATTCGTCTTTCGCGCGGTGGTTCCAAGAAGCGTCCTTATTACCGCATCGTCGTGGCCGACAGCCGCGCGCCGCGTGACGGCAAGTTCATCGAGCGTATCGGCAGCTACAACCCCGTCCTGCCCAAGGGCGACGAGAAGCGCGTCGTGATCGACGTTGAGCGTGCGAAGCACTGGGTTGCCGCTGGCGCGCAGCCGACCGACCGCGTTGCCCGCTTCCTCGACGCGGCTGGCGTGAAGGAACGCGCTGCCCGCAACAATCCGAAGAAGGCTGAGCCGGGCCAGAAGGCCAAGGATCGCGCCGAAGACCGCGCGACTAAGGCTGCGGAAGCCGCAGAAGCTGCCGAAGCCGCGAAGGCTGCTGCCGCTGAGGCCGCTGCCGCTCCGGCCGCTGAAGAAGCGCCTGCCGCTGAAGAAGCTGCTCCTGAAGCCGCTTCTGAAGAACAGGCTGAAGGCTGA
- the rimM gene encoding ribosome maturation factor RimM (Essential for efficient processing of 16S rRNA), whose protein sequence is MSGDKPVTLAVIIGAHGVAGEVRLKLFGEGVETLKSYKSFDAAGGKLTLKSVRSGPNGAVARFAEIGDRSAAEALRGTELTVPRSALPPLEEGEYYHADLIGLPCFSSESEGLGNIVAVENFGAGDIIEVERPNGKRFMAPMHAVTIADGRAVIEAAFAV, encoded by the coding sequence ATGAGCGGCGACAAACCCGTCACTCTCGCCGTTATCATCGGCGCGCATGGGGTGGCGGGCGAGGTTCGTCTGAAGCTCTTTGGGGAAGGCGTGGAAACGCTCAAATCCTATAAGAGCTTCGACGCTGCGGGCGGCAAGCTGACGTTGAAGTCGGTGCGTTCCGGCCCCAATGGTGCGGTCGCGCGCTTCGCCGAGATTGGCGATCGCAGCGCCGCCGAAGCGTTGCGTGGGACCGAACTGACCGTTCCCCGCTCTGCCCTGCCTCCGCTGGAGGAGGGTGAATATTATCATGCCGACCTCATCGGCTTGCCCTGTTTCTCCAGCGAGAGTGAGGGGCTGGGCAATATCGTCGCGGTCGAGAATTTCGGCGCTGGCGATATTATCGAGGTCGAACGGCCCAACGGCAAACGCTTCATGGCGCCGATGCATGCGGTCACGATCGCGGACGGACGGGCCGTGATCGAAGCGGCCTTTGCGGTTTGA
- the trmD gene encoding tRNA (guanosine(37)-N1)-methyltransferase TrmD, translated as MSFRTQILTLYPEMFPGPLGVSLAGRALAEGKWSCDPIHIRDFATDKHRTVDDTPAGGGAGMVLRADILGLAIDHALEQGPDLPVIAMTPRGKPITQTRVRELAAGPGATILCGRFEGFDERIFEARPVEQISMGDIILSGGEMGALMLLDACIRLLPGVMGAASSGDEESFESGLLEYPHYTRPALWEGRAIPEVLRSGDHAKIAAWRKQRAEDDTRLRRPDLWERHIGVRDQPPSGAQRKR; from the coding sequence GTGAGTTTTCGGACGCAGATATTGACGCTTTATCCGGAGATGTTTCCGGGACCGTTGGGCGTGTCGCTGGCCGGGCGCGCTCTGGCGGAAGGGAAATGGTCGTGCGATCCGATCCATATCCGCGATTTTGCGACCGACAAGCACCGCACCGTTGACGACACGCCTGCGGGCGGTGGCGCGGGGATGGTGCTGCGCGCCGACATATTGGGGCTGGCTATCGATCACGCGCTGGAACAGGGGCCGGACCTGCCGGTGATCGCCATGACGCCGCGCGGTAAGCCGATCACCCAAACACGCGTGCGCGAACTGGCGGCGGGGCCGGGCGCGACGATATTGTGCGGACGGTTCGAGGGCTTTGACGAGCGTATCTTCGAGGCGCGGCCGGTTGAGCAGATCAGCATGGGCGACATCATTTTGTCCGGCGGCGAGATGGGTGCGCTGATGCTGCTCGATGCTTGCATTCGGCTGCTTCCCGGAGTAATGGGCGCGGCTTCCAGTGGGGATGAAGAGAGCTTCGAAAGCGGCCTTCTCGAATATCCGCACTATACCCGACCCGCTTTGTGGGAAGGGCGCGCGATCCCTGAAGTGTTGCGATCGGGGGATCATGCGAAAATCGCCGCCTGGCGGAAACAAAGGGCGGAAGATGACACACGGCTAAGGCGGCCGGACCTTTGGGAACGTCATATCGGCGTTCGGGACCAGCCGCCCTCTGGTGCGCAACGCAAAAGGTAG
- the rplS gene encoding 50S ribosomal protein L19, translated as MNLIQQIEAENIAALAKDIPEFRPGDTLRVGVKVVEGDRSRVQNYEGVCIARSNKGMGSNFTVRKISFGEGVERVFPLYSPNLDSITVVRRGVVRRAKLYYLRGRTGKRARIAERRDVRTED; from the coding sequence ATGAACTTGATCCAGCAGATCGAGGCCGAAAACATCGCGGCCCTCGCCAAGGATATCCCGGAATTCCGCCCCGGCGACACGCTGCGCGTCGGTGTGAAGGTCGTCGAAGGCGACCGCAGCCGCGTCCAGAACTATGAAGGCGTGTGCATCGCCCGCTCGAACAAGGGCATGGGCAGCAACTTCACCGTGCGCAAGATTTCGTTCGGTGAAGGCGTGGAGCGTGTGTTCCCGCTCTATTCGCCCAACCTCGATTCGATCACCGTCGTGCGTCGTGGCGTCGTGCGTCGTGCGAAGCTCTATTATCTGCGTGGCCGCACCGGCAAGCGCGCTCGCATCGCCGAGCGCCGCGACGTCCGCACCGAGGACTGA
- a CDS encoding TerC family protein — protein MDFLSLAWLDTPLWMWLSFLSIVIALLALDLGVLHRREREIGVRESLTLSAFYILLGLGFGAWIWWQMGATAGLNYVTGFVVEKSLAMDNVFVIAMIFTYFGIPRLYQHRVLFWGILGVILLRAVMIGFGAAAVQQWGWLLYFFAAFLIATGIKMWMTAEKDYDVGASPVLRWVKRRMRVTDTLHGRHFWVRQTDPRTGKMALFFTPLFLALVMIEFVDVVFAVDSVPAIFAITTDPFIVYTSNIFAILGLRALYFALAAMVERFHYLKYALSLLLIFIGSKIFVADALGLAKIPPPVSLAVTFAILAGGVGWSLWKTRPEKAALPAKVQ, from the coding sequence ATGGATTTCCTATCGCTGGCCTGGCTCGATACGCCACTCTGGATGTGGCTGTCCTTCCTTAGCATCGTGATCGCCCTGCTGGCGCTGGACCTCGGCGTCCTGCACCGGCGCGAACGCGAGATTGGCGTGCGCGAAAGCCTTACCCTTTCCGCCTTCTACATCCTTCTCGGCCTGGGGTTTGGTGCCTGGATATGGTGGCAGATGGGCGCGACGGCGGGCCTCAATTACGTCACCGGCTTTGTCGTCGAAAAAAGCCTGGCGATGGACAATGTCTTCGTCATCGCGATGATATTCACCTATTTCGGCATACCGCGTCTCTATCAGCATCGGGTGCTCTTCTGGGGCATATTGGGCGTCATCCTGTTGCGCGCGGTGATGATCGGCTTCGGCGCGGCGGCGGTGCAGCAATGGGGTTGGCTGCTCTATTTCTTCGCCGCCTTCCTGATCGCGACCGGCATCAAGATGTGGATGACCGCGGAGAAGGACTATGACGTCGGCGCGTCGCCGGTGCTGCGCTGGGTCAAGCGCCGCATGAGGGTGACCGACACTCTGCATGGTCGGCATTTCTGGGTGAGACAGACCGATCCCCGAACCGGAAAGATGGCTCTGTTCTTCACGCCGCTGTTCCTGGCGCTGGTCATGATCGAATTTGTCGATGTGGTGTTCGCGGTCGATTCGGTGCCGGCGATCTTCGCGATCACAACGGACCCGTTCATCGTCTACACGTCCAACATCTTCGCGATCCTTGGCCTGCGCGCGCTCTATTTCGCCCTGGCCGCGATGGTGGAGCGTTTCCACTATCTCAAATATGCGCTCAGCCTGCTGCTGATCTTCATTGGATCGAAGATATTTGTCGCCGACGCGTTGGGGCTGGCCAAAATCCCGCCGCCGGTCTCGCTGGCCGTCACCTTTGCCATTCTGGCAGGCGGCGTGGGCTGGTCATTGTGGAAGACGCGACCAGAAAAGGCGGCGCTTCCTGCCAAAGTCCAATAG
- a CDS encoding MFS transporter gives MASEGIGAMLRHKRVLAASLIGTAVEFYDFYIYATAASLVFGPLFFPASSPSAQLLAAYGSLALAFFARPLGAAVFGHYGDRIGRKATLVTSLMLMGGSTLAIGFLPTYQMIGWWAPLILCILRFGQGFGLGGEWGGAALLAVENAPPGWRARFGMFPQLGAPVGFLAANGLFLILGMFLTDKDFFAWGWRLPFLGSAVLVFLGLWVRLKLTETPEFAAAQAEAPPPALPLATLLSNHLGAAIAGTFAVVACFAVYYIATAFALGYGTTTLKIDRETFLAIQLGAILFMGLSIVIAGWWADKTSPTRVLVAGCIGTVLMGIIFGPAMGTGQLLPIFLILSLALFLMGFVYGPLGAYLPHLFPVQLRYTGASFSFNLGGIIGGALAPIVATWLIQVQGVALVGLYMSAAAAISLGGLWFTSRQPA, from the coding sequence ATGGCAAGCGAAGGAATCGGCGCAATGCTGCGCCACAAGCGGGTGCTGGCAGCCAGCCTGATCGGCACGGCGGTCGAATTTTACGACTTCTACATCTACGCCACCGCCGCCAGCCTCGTGTTCGGCCCGCTCTTCTTCCCCGCCTCCTCCCCTTCGGCCCAGCTTCTCGCCGCCTATGGCAGCCTCGCCCTCGCCTTCTTCGCCCGGCCCCTGGGTGCAGCCGTGTTCGGCCATTATGGCGACCGCATCGGCCGCAAGGCGACGCTCGTCACCTCGCTCATGCTGATGGGCGGATCGACGCTCGCCATCGGTTTCCTGCCGACCTACCAGATGATCGGCTGGTGGGCGCCGCTGATCCTGTGCATCCTGCGCTTCGGTCAGGGCTTCGGCCTGGGCGGAGAATGGGGCGGCGCGGCGCTGCTGGCGGTGGAAAACGCCCCGCCCGGATGGCGCGCCCGCTTCGGCATGTTTCCGCAGCTGGGCGCACCCGTCGGCTTCCTCGCCGCCAACGGCCTGTTCCTGATCCTGGGCATGTTCCTGACGGACAAGGATTTCTTCGCCTGGGGCTGGCGCCTGCCCTTCCTTGGCAGCGCGGTGCTGGTGTTCCTTGGCCTCTGGGTCCGGCTGAAACTCACCGAAACGCCAGAGTTCGCCGCCGCGCAAGCCGAAGCACCGCCGCCCGCACTCCCCCTCGCGACGCTCCTCTCCAACCATCTGGGCGCAGCCATCGCAGGCACCTTCGCCGTCGTCGCCTGCTTCGCCGTCTATTATATCGCGACCGCCTTCGCGCTCGGCTACGGCACCACCACCCTCAAGATCGATCGCGAAACCTTCCTGGCGATCCAGCTCGGCGCGATCCTGTTCATGGGCTTAAGCATCGTCATCGCCGGATGGTGGGCGGATAAGACCAGCCCCACCCGTGTACTCGTCGCAGGCTGCATCGGCACCGTCCTCATGGGGATCATCTTCGGCCCCGCCATGGGCACCGGACAATTGCTGCCGATCTTCCTGATCCTCAGCCTCGCCCTATTCCTGATGGGCTTCGTCTACGGGCCGCTGGGCGCCTATCTGCCCCACCTCTTCCCGGTCCAGCTACGCTACACGGGCGCCTCCTTCTCCTTCAACCTCGGCGGCATCATCGGCGGTGCGCTCGCCCCTATCGTCGCGACCTGGCTGATCCAGGTGCAGGGCGTGGCGCTCGTCGGCCTCTATATGTCGGCGGCGGCAGCGATCAGCCTGGGCGGGCTGTGGTTTACGAGCCGACAACCGGCCTGA
- a CDS encoding TrmH family RNA methyltransferase — MAREITGFSNPLVKRVRSLREKKFRKAEGLFLAEGLRILTEAREEGVLPEMLFHAGSTHPLAADLIAAMEASGGDVIETTPDILSKISGKDNAQAVVGVYRDRLTPLEKLDRSKADIWIVAQSLRDPGNLGTILRTGDAVGAGGLILIDDCVDPFSVESVRASMGALFTQSITQARWGEFLAWLRQGPGELIGTSLKATQDYQEPRYASPAFLLVGNEAQGLPESYEAECDQLVKMPMLGKADSLNAAVACAVMAYELLNQKRARR; from the coding sequence GTGGCACGCGAGATCACCGGATTTTCCAACCCGCTGGTGAAGCGCGTCCGCTCCTTGCGCGAAAAGAAGTTCCGCAAGGCCGAAGGGCTGTTCCTGGCCGAGGGCTTGCGCATACTCACCGAGGCGCGCGAGGAAGGCGTGCTGCCGGAAATGCTGTTCCACGCCGGGTCCACCCACCCGCTCGCGGCAGACCTGATCGCGGCGATGGAGGCATCAGGCGGCGATGTCATCGAAACCACGCCGGACATTCTCTCCAAGATTTCCGGCAAGGATAACGCCCAGGCTGTCGTCGGCGTCTATCGCGACCGGCTCACCCCGCTGGAAAAGCTCGACCGCAGCAAGGCGGACATCTGGATCGTCGCCCAGTCGCTGCGCGATCCCGGCAATCTTGGCACCATATTGCGCACCGGCGACGCGGTGGGCGCTGGCGGCCTCATCCTGATCGACGATTGCGTCGATCCCTTTTCCGTTGAGTCCGTTCGCGCGTCGATGGGCGCGCTCTTCACCCAATCCATCACTCAGGCGCGCTGGGGCGAATTCTTGGCGTGGCTGCGGCAGGGGCCGGGCGAACTCATCGGCACAAGTCTCAAAGCCACGCAGGATTATCAGGAACCGCGCTATGCCAGCCCGGCCTTCCTGCTCGTCGGCAACGAGGCGCAGGGCCTCCCCGAATCCTATGAGGCCGAGTGCGACCAGCTGGTAAAAATGCCGATGCTGGGCAAGGCCGACAGCCTCAACGCCGCCGTCGCCTGCGCGGTGATGGCTTACGAACTGCTGAACCAGAAACGGGCACGTCGTTAG
- a CDS encoding HPr family phosphocarrier protein, which yields MSEITRQVLISNKRGLHARASAKFVTLASGLPAQITVRKDGSEVTGTSIMGLMMLGAALGDSITISAKGPDAEESLGKLVTLVEDKFGEE from the coding sequence ATGAGCGAAATCACCAGGCAAGTCCTGATCAGCAACAAGCGCGGCCTCCACGCGCGCGCCAGCGCCAAGTTCGTGACGCTGGCCAGCGGCCTTCCCGCCCAGATCACCGTGCGCAAGGATGGCAGCGAGGTGACCGGCACGTCGATCATGGGCCTCATGATGTTGGGCGCGGCGTTGGGCGATTCCATTACCATCAGCGCCAAGGGGCCCGATGCCGAGGAATCGCTCGGCAAGTTGGTGACGCTGGTCGAAGACAAATTCGGCGAAGAATAG
- a CDS encoding PTS sugar transporter subunit IIA → MIGLVLVTHGSLATEFVVAMEHVVGPQQQIATICIGPEDDMEVRRADIASAVERVNDGSGVILLTDLFGGTPSNLAISLLKAGEIEVIAGINLPMLIRLESARKVMDVRQAVAAAREAGQKYISVASELLGSTT, encoded by the coding sequence ATGATAGGACTTGTTCTCGTCACTCATGGGTCACTGGCGACGGAATTTGTCGTCGCGATGGAGCATGTGGTCGGTCCGCAGCAGCAGATCGCGACCATCTGCATCGGCCCGGAGGACGACATGGAAGTGCGCCGCGCCGACATCGCATCGGCGGTGGAGCGGGTGAATGACGGGTCTGGCGTCATACTCCTCACCGACCTGTTCGGCGGCACCCCGTCCAACCTTGCCATATCGCTGCTAAAGGCGGGCGAGATCGAGGTTATCGCGGGCATCAACCTGCCCATGCTCATCCGCCTGGAAAGCGCGCGCAAGGTCATGGACGTGCGCCAGGCCGTCGCCGCCGCGCGCGAAGCAGGCCAAAAATATATCAGCGTCGCATCCGAATTGTTGGGCAGCACCACATGA